In a genomic window of Zingiber officinale cultivar Zhangliang chromosome 9B, Zo_v1.1, whole genome shotgun sequence:
- the LOC122022832 gene encoding NDR1/HIN1-like protein 2: MSSSAGNPKAAVVTGYPVSGSNGAPPRRPFYPPPADAPPSRYETFFERRRRRRLMALGVVICLVLIAVVLLAGIIFSLIPDPRTPEFAVSSACVTGFNLSAQQQQLSASFDLNLTVHNPSHEVRIYYEHVTASVLYASDILSENTLAPFYQGTGETTVLRVRLVALGEYVNSNVVRGIESDRGRGDGAVGFNVRVLSLYRFRSWFLSTSWSTLSVYCDDVLIGFGNGTNAATTGYLLGSAPKKCVCDSRRC, encoded by the exons ATGAGTTCCTCCGCCGGCAATCCCAAGGCTGCCGTCGTCACCGGCTACCCCGTCTCCGGATCGAACGGTGCCCCTCCCCGGCGACCCTTCTACCCTCCTCCCGCCGACGCTCCTCCTTCCCGCTACGAAACCTTCTTCGAaaggcgccgccgccgccgcttaaTGGCCTTGGGGGTCGTCATCTGCCTTGTCCTCATCGCCGTTGTCCTCTTAGCCGGTATCATCTTCAGTCTCATCCCCGATCCCCGCACGCCCGAGTTCGCCGTCTCTTCCGCTTGCGTCACTGGCTTCAACCTCTCCGCTCAACAGCAGCAGTTATCCGCTTCCTTCGACCTCAACCTCACCGTCCACAACCCCAGCCATGAGGTGCGCATCTACTACGAGCACGTCACCGCCAGCGTGCTATATGCCTCCGACATCTTGTCCGAAAACACTCTCGCACCCTTCTATCAAGGGACGGGCGAAACCACCGTTCTCAGAGTTCGATTGGTGGCGCTCGGGGAGTACGTCAATTCCAATGTGGTGAGGGGGATCGAGTCGGACCGTGGGCGAGGTGATGGTGCGGTAGGATTCAATGTTAgggttttatccttgtatagatTTCGATCCTGGTTTCTGAGCACCAGCTGGTCCACCTTGAGTGTTTACTGCGATGATGTTCTGATTGGGTTCGGGAATGGTACGAATGCGGCTACCACTGGTTATCTGCTTGGCTCAGCACCAAAGAAGTGTGTGTGTGACTCTAGAAG ATGCTAA